GTGCCCGGATCTACTTTGGCAAACTCAAACTCCGGCCCCATGGTCACTACCTCTTCTCCATCGTGTTCAATATCTTTTTGCAAGCTTATGAATTCCTTTATTTCAACTGGAGTTAAATTTATTTTTCCTGTTTCAGGTACATGTTTATCAAACCAGGTTATAGATTGGTCAACTGAAATACGCTGTATAACCTTTAGTTGCGGGCAGGCTTGCAGATTGTTTGACTGTATGAGGGGTGAATATGTGCTACCTGCACTTAAAGCCTTCTCCCCCATCACATCCGCTTCTTTCTCCAGTCCTGCATCATCATTGATGTTTACCTTGCTTTTGAGCTGCTTTGTGGGTTTTACCCTTCCTTGCTTTTGCTGTACTACGTGCCAGGCTTCATGGGGCAGGTGTTTTTCCTGGCTTGGGGCGAGGTGGATGTCTGTGCCCTGGGCATAGGCATGGGCTTGTAGCTGGGCGGGTTTGCTGGAGTTGTAGTGTACTTTCACATCGTCCATAGAGTAACCGGACAGGTTTTCGATGCCTGTTTTGAGGTTGTCGGGCAGCCCGGTGTTGTTGGCTTTTGGTTGCAGTGGGGCTGCTTTGCTTGTGGCTGAAGCATTCATGGTATCCTGCAACTTTCGCTGATAAACCGTGGCAGGACGATTGTCTGCAAGCTGAGCCATTCCACCCTGGGTGGGTTCATGGGTCGCCTTGGGGAGGCTAGTATTTTCCTGCTCCCGGTTTTTATCTGTTTTTGTTTGCATATCGTTGTTTAATTCTCTCTTCTAATTCTTTCTATATTTCAAATACTTATTACCAACTTCGGTCGCCTGACATACCGCTCAAAACACCCCTGTAATCCTCCGAAAGTTTTCAGGACAGGCTCTCAAGGGGATAGTAGGGCCGTGGATGTGTTTAAAACCTCCATTTCTTTATCACACCCCGTTTACCAAATACCGCTTTACCGGTCACTGTTTACGCTCAAAGTAGACACAGCAAATACGCAGGTTGATAAATTTAATCACAGCTTACAGAGCCAAATTGCGGCTTTACTAAACTTTGTAAGTTTGGTAAAGCTTACTGTTCGGTAACACCGGCTGAGGTTTATTACCTTAAAGCAGAGGTTGCTACCTTTCTGGGCATCAGCTCTCCCGGCAATGGTCTCCTGCCATAATTAAAGATTGTACCTCCGAATAAGCTTACTGTTCGGTAACACCGGCTGAGGTTTATTACCTTAAAGCAAGAGGTTGCTGCCTTTCTGAGCATCAGCTCTCCCGGCAATGGTCTCCTGCCATAATTAAAGATTGTACCTCCGAATGCCGTAGAGTCCTCTGCGAGAGACTCTACTGGGAAGTAAACCTCAATTTCTTTATCACACCCCATTTACCAAATACCGTTTTACCGGTCACTGTTTACTGATTACTGGTCACTGTTTACCAAACACTTCGGTCTTCGGTCTCCCGTCTTCCAACTTCAACCCCTTCCAACCACCGATCACTGATTACCGGTCACCGATTACCGCTCACCGCTCACCAGTCACCGACAACTTCAACTCAAAATAATCCCCTCCTTCTGCAACTCGCGCTGGATGGCTTCTTCGAGGTCTTTTTTCGAAATGGCGCTTTCATTGCGGGCTATGGCTCTGAGGGTGGACTTGCGCACTACGTTCATCAGTACACCTCCCGTTAGTTCGTATTTTTCGGCTACACTTCGTTTGTCGATGGATGGCTCCAGTGGGAGCTGATCGGAAAACGACTTTTCCAAAAGTGCGAGGCGCTCTTCCACGCCTGGCGTGCGAAACTCGATCATGGACTGGAACCGTCTGGTAAAGGCTTCGTCAATGTTTTCCTTCAGGTTTGTGGCCAGGATCACTACGCCTGAAAAATCTTCGATGCGCTGGAGCAGATAGCCTATCTCCTGGTTTCCAAACCGGTCGTTGGCACTGTTGACCTGGGTGCGCTTGCCAAAGAGAGAATCCGCTTCGTCAAAGAATAGGATCCAGTCGCTTTTTTCTGCCTGATCGAATACTTTGGCCAGGTTTTTCTCGGTTTCTCCGATGTACTTCGATACCACCATGCTCAGGTCTATTTTGTACACCGGCTTTCCGGTACTCTTCCCCAGCAGGGCCGCAGTCATGGTCTTGCCGGTACCGGGAGGACCGTAAAAAAGGCTTTTATAGCCAGGCTTTAGTCTCCTGCCAAGTCCCAGATCGCTCATAAGAATGTGCCCTAGTTCTGCCCACTCTTTGATCTCGCGGATGCTTTCCGAGGTTTTCTTGCTCAGCACTACATCTTCCCATTCGAGTTGGGTATCTATGAGTTGAGCAGGAAAGTCCTCCCCATACGTTGGGTGGAAAGCTTCACCAGTGATCAGAAAATCGATGTACTCATCGGCCACCAGCCACTCTCGGCTCAGTCGTGGTGTTCCCTTTCTGCGGGAGGCTCCGGTAATCACGTGGTTGGCTGTCAACACATGGCCGGGCCTGAAGATGTACTGGTAGTCCAGCCGCTTTTGCAGGTCATCACCCGCGAGGATGAACATGGCAGTTTCCGCAGTAGGCACGAGGCCGGAGTGCCCCTCCATAAACAGTCCGCCAAACTCGCTGAACCTACGGTCGTAGTCCTGGTTTTTGGATGAAAGGATATCCAGCACTCCGGGTTTGAGGTGCGGAGCCAGCCCAAGGATGAGGACCAACCGTTCGGCCACATTGAGGTCGTGTTGGTGCACGAACTCCACATAGGTGCCGCCACCTGCCGAAAGGTCGGGAACCGGGAGGTCTTCGATGGACAGATAAGGGGTGTCGTGCCCAAAGTGCAAGGCTATCCGAAGGTTGATCACTTCACTCAACCACTTCAGTTCATCGGTCAGTGCCTGTGCATTTTGTTGCAATGTATTGTTGTTTTTCATTACGATCATATCCATTCTACTATTAAAACTTCGTTCATCCAGGGCAGCTTCACGGCATTGAAGCTCCAGGGTAATTTTTCCAGGGTAATATCATAAGTTTGTTTGCTTACCTGCAATAGCCAGTGGCCGTCCCGGCTTTTGAGTAAACCCTCTCTATGGATGTAGGAGACGCGCAAACCTGCCGGAGTAAGGTTTTTCCAGTAAGGGCCTCTGGCAATGACCGCTTGCAGTAGTCCCTCAGCCATTTCTTTGTCGTCTTCGGTAAGCTGAACGGGTTCAACCGGTTCATCGAGGGGAATGCCGCATAGCACCTTATTCAAGGGCAGTTGCCCTTCGAACAGCTCTTCATCTGCGGCCTCCACGAGGTGCTGTAACACACAAGCGGCTTTGTTTCTGGCCTCGGCATTATGAAACTCCTTGTCGGTGAGTAGCCCGAGGTTTTCAAAGAATCGCTGTAAAAAGGGCCACAAAAGCACCAACCCTGCATTGTTAATGGCAATAAAATCGGTGTCTTCAAATTCGGATTGCATGGCTTCGATCACCCGGGGGGTTGAGATAGCCTGCATCTGCTTTAAAGTAGACTCAATCTGGTTGAGTTGTTTTGCCAGTGGCCGCAGACTGGCTTCTGTGATAGCCTTTAGCTTAGGGGCGTGGTTTTTCAACTCGTGCAGTAAGGTGTCTATATTTTCAATTCTTGCATGTGCTTCTTCACCGGTATGAGGTCTCATAGCCACCTCTCCTCCATCAAGGGCTTTCATCAGCTTTCGAAGTTCAATGAGTTCGGCAGGCCGGACCTGCTGAAATGAAGGCAGCTGAAGGAATGCAGAAAAGTGCTGAAAAAAGCGCTGCCAGGTGATGTTTTCAGGGTGTTTCTTTTGAAGCTTCCTTACCAGCAACTGTACTTCCTGCTGATCTCTGTTCACTACGGTCTTGCCCGTGCCCTGCCATTGGTTCGTAACCTGCTGATCTGCGCCCAACACGGTTAGCGCACTGGAAATTGTTGTCCTTTCCAGCCCTTCATAGTCTTTGGCGGTGGTTATCTGGCCAAAGGCTGCTGTCCAAAATGCTTTTGCAATCGCCCGGTCCGTTTGAGGCCTCGACCATTCGCCTGCATGCTGTTTCACCTGCCTGACAAATTCATTTTTGGTTTTGTGAAGGTGACTAACGTCTACGGTGGTCAGCAAGGCTAAGGATTGAAGCGTCTGCACTTCGGTAAATGTATTTAAGAACCGATTGAGGTAAGTGACGTTATACCTGAGCTGACTGATGAGGCCTTTGAAGGCGTTTTCCGGATGCTGTAGCAGTTCATTGAGCTGCTGATGTAAGTACGTCAGGCTCGCGTTGTCGGCCCACCAGGGGAGTATCCCGTTCATCAGGTAGTAGGATACTACTCGCAAGGGTGTTCTGTCCGGAGTTGTTGTTTCATTTTCCTGCTTATGCTCTTCGGGCGGTTGATGTGCTGCCAGGGCCTGGGCAAACTTTTTGGCAAATACTTCCTCAATCTCCTCCAAACGTACCTGCCCTAAATCGATGGTCAGCTGCGCTATCTGATACTGAATATCATCTTTGCTGAAACGGTCGCTCAGTTGCCTGTCAATGATAGGCACGAGTTTTTCCCGGTAGAGGTCACCTATTTTCCTTTGGGTGGTAAATACATCCTTTTCTTTTGGCATTCGCATCTCGAGGACCTGCCGGTTGACGATATGTTTCTTTTGCAGCATCTTTATCTGTTAAGGTTAATCAGGGTTGACTTCGCTTAAAAACCGGTTAAAGGCCTGATCAAAAAGCTGCATTTCAGCCCTGCCCAGCCACTTGACATGTACTTTCAGGTGGGTGGGTGTCTCTTCTCTTATGGTGTCTTCTACAAACTTTCTGAACTGGTCATTCTGATAGCGCTCTACCCAATTGGGGATGGCAAAGGTCAGCTGGAGTGAGTAGGGATCGTGGTTTTTGCGGACCTTATTCCACCTCCCGGTGGCTTCGCTTTCGGCAAACGGAACAGGGATCTCAAAACCGTTTTCGGTTATGGTGCCTACCTGATGGAGGCCATCATAGTGGGTGGTTCCTGTTATTTCTATGAGATCTCCCTCCTGAAGGTTGTGTTCTGCCACCTGGCAAAGGGTATTGCTCTCCTTGGAAGTTTTGGAAAAGGCCTGTATGGATTCTGTTAAAACATGGTATCTGAGATCGGGCTGTGTCCTTCTCCAGGTAGCCTCGTTCGCTGATCCTTCAAAGGCTATCGCTATTTCAAAGGCACCTTCTTTTACGGCAACCACTTCATACGCACCCTCATATTGCTCATTGCCTCGTATATTTACTCTATCACCTTTTACGAGGGTGTGGTCCGGTGCAAGGCATTGGGTATGTCCTTCACTTTCCCCGGCTTCGAAACCGGTAATCTCTCCGGGTGTATAGTGGGTTCTCACCGGGTATCGATCGTAAGCACCAGGCCTGAGCAGGATGTGTTCTACCATATGAAATCCTTCTGTATCTGCATCGGCAAGGTTTCTTCGGGTATAGTCGTTTATACCTATTTTCCTGGCGATCCTTTTCTCCAGGCCTGATACGTTATCGGTGTTCCAATACTCCTTTTCGCAGTCATACGCTTTGGCTCTGCCTCCACTTATCTTATCGTAGTCTTTTAAGAAGCGGGTTTTATCTTTGATAAGCTGTCTGGATATTTCATTGGCTCTGTTATCACTTTCGAAAGACCGTTGCTGCAACAGGTCAGGATTGGTTTCGGAAAGTTGTTCTGATCTTTTTGGGGCGCCCTCTGATACGCCCTGCAGAAATACTCCATAGCGGCTGAATTTTTCTCCAAAGCGGGCCAGCAGGTGGTTTAGAAATATGTTTTTACGATTCAGGCTATCGGCAGAGTCGGCTGTCATTTCTGCCAGGTATTGTTCATAGCTTTCCTCGCCTACCAGTATGTCTTCTATTCCTGCCCCCGATCCTGTTAACGACTGGTTGAAATAGGTCCGGGTATCATCACCATCAAAGCTGACCAGGTCCTTAAAATGGGCCGTCTGAGAAAAATAATTGGCCAGTTGCTGCTCAAATAAGGCGAGATAGGCCTTGAGTTGTTTGGCCTGCATTTTTCTTTTCTCCGGGGCTGACTCTGGAAGTTCTGAGTCTCCTAAACCAAAATTGGACGGAAAGTAGTTTTGAATAGAGTAGTAACGGGATATGTTCCGGTCTTTGGTTTCGGGGAGCACCATATCGGGCTCTGCCGAATGCAATACGTTCCGGTCAATTGATCCTCTGATTTTCAGGTTATACAATGCGATCACCCTGTCTGCATCTATGTTCGCTTTCAGTCCCTGAGAGGTAAATTGCAGGTGCTCAAGGGTACCTCTGACATCCAGTTTCGGGGCTTTGAGCGGGTCTAATGGCAGCACCCATTTTTTGATCACATCACCTGATGCTACGGATAGTTCATCGATAGATGAAATACCTTCTTCATCCATGATTTCCCTGATCACATCAGAGGAGTGGACTTCTCTCACCCGGGCTTGACGCTGCAGCTCTTCATTATTGATAAACCCGTGTCTCAGCAAGGGGCCTTCAAAGATCTCATCGGTGGTTTTCCCTTGTTCCAAAAGTTGTGACAGGGAATAAAAACGAATGCGTGGTGAAAGATAGGTAGCCACGCGGAACAACACATCGGCTATCAGTTGATTTACATTCTCTACCTTATCGGTCAGGTTGATCACTCCTTGCAGGCGGATGAGCTGCTCGTTGAGGAGCGTGACTTCATCAAAATCTTCACAAACACCACGAACTGCCTGTAATCTGGCTTTTACATGGTTTGAAATATCAATACCTGTTTCATTGGACCAATCATCTTTTTCGATGTCTACTTTGTACAGGCCTCTGGGTTTGATGCCTCCACCTGGCTCTTCATTATTTGGACCCGCCTCAGGTTTAACATAAGGCACTTTTTCGATCCATGCATTTTTTACGCCCTCTACGTCTATGACAATCTTGCGCAGGTCCAGTAACGTGACGGGATTAACAGTTAATATTTTGGCAGGTCCATAGAGTTCTTCGTATGAACTGCTGCCATCTCTGCCGAGCAGGTCAGGGATGTCGTAGTCGATGCGGTAGGCCAGGTCAGTGATGGCATAGCAGAGCTGCTCTAAAATGGTGATGCCCGGATCGTGGGTGTTGTGGTCGGTCCAGGTGCTCCCGGCCATTTGCTGTATGAGCTTTATTCCCTCTGCCCGAAGAAAATCATAGCTCAATGCAGAGTCTTGGGGCAGGTCTTTGGGTATGGTAATTGGTTTTGTCATTTTAATAGTTCTTATGGTCATTTGGATATCAACCTTTGGGCGTAGCCGGGTAATTACTAAAGTCAGTGCTTACAGTTTTATGATGTATGCCAGCACATAGTACGGCGGGCGGTTTTCATGAGACTTGCTACCTCCGGTATCATTGGTATCAAATGAGTGGCTGTGTTTGCCGGCACTACCTGTAGTTCCGGAAGATGAGGCATAGTAATCATAATGATTTCCTGTTTTAGCCCCACGGCCGTGCTTTTTACTTCCTGAGAAACTATGGTTATGTTCACCTGCATCTTTGGTGGACCCGGAGTGGCTGTGAGCCGGCAACTGTGCCGTGGTCAGGGTTACCTGCTCCTGGCCTCCTGTGTTGCCGATCGTGTCGTAATCACCTGTACCACCAAGCCCTACGATAAATCTTCCGGTAAGGTCGGGGGTACCATTTTCGCCATTACAAAGGGCCCATCCGGCCGGGGCATTATCGCCTGACCACATGCAAATGACGCCTTTGGGTAGCCGGTCATCTACATAGGATTTCACTGATTTTTGGGTAGGGATCCTTTCGTCACTGGCATTATTGCCATCCATATTGGAGCTCTTGGAAAAGTTTGTGGCCATTAACGGGCCTTCTACGTTCATACCGCCTTCGGCAAAGACTTTCACCTTTCTTGATGCTCCGGTGTTGCCTGAGGCCATACCATGTATTTTCAGGGCATTTTCTTCATCTATTGAAATTTTGGCGGAGTTTTCATTTTTACCCTGGTTAGGCCCTCCAAATAAAATGCTGCTACTGGTGATATGCATTGAGGCATCTGGCGAGCTGTCTTTACCTGCACCCTGAACACTCAGGGGCGCTGCCGGGTTTTCGGTGCCTAAGCCGAGCTTTCCTAAAACAAAGCTGGGTTTCTCCTGCGCGCCACTTAGGCGCACTCCTTCACGGGTATCTCCGCCTCTTACGGATACTTTTCCATCACTTTTATCTTCGGTCACTTCAAAGATCCGGGAGTGCTGCTTTGTGTTAGAGACAACCGAAAGGGCCGACTCGCTATCACTTCCGTGAATGGTCAGTTTTGACTCTGGCTCTATGGTGCCAATGCCTACTTTTCCATCTTCTAACCTGATAAACAGCCGGCTCTTTCCTGATTTATCTTTGATGTTGAGTCCACGCTGGTTGGTGTCGGGTTCCAAGGGGTCGACTCTGGGGTTCAGGTTGAGCGACCACTCTGCACTTTTTTTAGAAAAGTCTGTATACAGATCCAGGATTCCCTGGGTGCCTACCTCCTCACCTTCAGCTTGCAGGGCCAGTGGGCTTCCCTGCACTTTGGCTATTCCGTCTTCTGCCTGGTTGATGCCTGCATCTACCAGTTGGGCAAAATGCTCCTGGGTCGGGATCTTGTTTTTCAGGAAATGGTTTTTAAGTTCTGATCGGTTTTTCTTATTGATTTCCATAAGGCTATTTTCTTTAAAATGTCATATTTCTTTCTTGTGATACTTATCTGATATCTTCTCCTACTTTAAAATCAAGCTGTACTTTCATGTAGTTGATCCCTTCGAAGCTGTCTTCGTTGAAGGCACTTTCACTCAGCACATCTATCTCGTGTGAGGGGGCCGAAACCATGACCATATCTGAGCGGGACGGGATAACGGCTGCTTTCCCATCATTGATGGCCCGGACGTCTACAAAGGTTTTTCCATCTTCACTTTGAAATAATTTCAGGTGTGCGACATAATCTATGTAGGGCCTTTCGGCAATGAAGTTGATCAGCACACTTGCATTCAATGAGCCTCCAATCCTGATATCACCCTGATCGTTGTAGGCCCATGGGGAAAGGAAGCGCTTGATCTCTTCTATCAGTTTGGCTTTGTAAAATTCCTCGTCATATCCGGGGTAGAATTTTACTGAGCACCGGGTAAGTACTTGCAGATAAAACGGGTTTTGTACTACCACTTCGGCATGTGCCGGTGAGTGGGTGTCGAGGTGCTTTCTGATCTCGAAAAGTGTATCTGCGGCTACTTTGGGGGCAAACGGATTAAAAGGCTGGGTTCCCTTGATGTCGGGTATCACTACCACATCCACCCTGCCTGGTTCCTCTTTTGCCGGAAGGCATTTGACTTTGAACACCTGGGGGAACCTGTCTAAGACCATGTGCTCATAATCCCACATGGTAAGGGCCCTGTTTTTATGCCTGAGTCGCTCACTGATGCGTTTGTAAAGGTCATTGCCCTGCTCTGCAGGTTTGCCTTTGCTGGATGTAAAGGGTTGTGTGACCGATACAATCTCAGAAAAGGTTTTCTTCGTTTCCGTAATGGTTTCCGCCTTCAGGGGTGTTGCAAAATGGGAAGGGGCTACGGTTTCACTGGAAAGTGTAGCGCTTATGGCCTGGGCCAGGATGTCAACCGTATCGGAAACCCCTACTATGTTCTTGTCTACATCGATTTTGAGCCAATGCAGTGCATCCGGCATCAGGGTGCCTCCGGTAGTGGCATCAGCGGGTACTTTGATCCGTACTATACCGGTATTGATCAGGCCGTTGGTGGTGTCTGAGATGATCGCTGATGAGGGCAGACCGACCCATTCATTGTTTCGCAGATAGCTCCACTGTAGTACTGTTTTTTCTACATCAGGGTCAGCACTTCCTTCTGCCATCTGGAAGAGCACGGACAGTATCTGGGGTGCATCCAGATCAGCTATACCCAGGAAAAGCTCCCCTTCGTTGCGATATAGCGGCAGCAATGCCGCATTTTCCTGTTCCAGAAGTTGCTTAAACCCAAAAGGGTGCATATGGTACAGGGCATCATGATCTTTTGCTCCGGCTTTATCAGGGATGATGTCGGTATAGGCGGAATAGTTCAGATGTAGGCTTTTGAGTTTAGGCTGATAAGGTGGATTGATGATCAGTGTTTTTATTTCCGGTTTGTCTGACATTGCCTGTCTTACAAAAAGCGTATTGAAAATGGAATGCTGAAAATCAAGCGGGCTGAGTTCCAGTTTGAAATAACGACTCCAGTCCAGCACTTCTTCTGCTCCCATCTCAACATTAGGATCCTGACGGTAGGTGTAGGTTTCCGGAAAGTTGTGTGCCAGCCTCATGTGTACGTCATGTGGCTCTCTTGGATCATCCAGCAATTCGTCTGCAAACAAGGTGATGTTGCCCACTTTAACATCTTCGTTGGCATTATGAAAAAATACCTCGGCTTTGAAATCTGTGTTTCCTTTTATGGTGTAAAAATCTGGCGTTTCGCCTTGGTCTTCGTCTTTGTCTTTTACCGGCTCGTCTTTCAGGATGTGCCAGTAGTTTTGATAGTATGCGCTAAAGTCTTCGGGTGCTTTTACCCATTGCATTTGCAGGTCGAGACTCTCCAGTTTCTTCAGTGAAATTTCTTTGTTGGTAAAGTAAAAGCTATTGCCCGTTTCCGGCTCTGTGCCAAAGGGTTCAAAGGGCTTTTTGGCACTGATCACTCCCTCGTCATTTTGCAGGGTAATGTCTTTGACGTTTTTTACATCTACTGACAGTTGTATCTTGTTCAGTTTCAGGTCCATCAGGCTGTGGTAATGACTCATGTAACGCTCCTTGCCTATCTCATCGGCCAAAAAGTGGTTTAAAGAAAGTGCCAGGGCCGGATAGGCTGCATCAACATACTGCACCTGATCTTTGGCTTTAAAGGGCACCACGGGCACATCGCTTTCCCGCAGGTTGATCACTACTTTCAACCCTTTTAAATAGACTTGTTGGGGAGAATATTTGCGTACTGCCTGGAGAAATTCATCTGCACTGAGTTCCAGGTCCCCTGCTTTACTGACTTCTACTTCTTCTTGGGAGACTACAGTTGTGACCTGATAGATCAACCCATTGAGGTCAACCAGATATTTGCCGATGTCTAACGGGCTAAAATCCTGGCCTTCGGATTTGATATACTTCTTCTTGTCAGTGATATTGCCGGCAACTTCATCGGATGCTGTGTCTGATATCGCTTCAAACTGTCCTTGATAGGTGCCTTCATACTCTCTGCCAATGTAGTCTCCGAATTCAAACGTGGTATTGGGCGGAATGAACCACTGCTCTTCGCTACTCAGGTGGATCTGAAATGGTCTCTCAACACCCAAACTGAAAAGCGAACTGATCGGATCGGCATTATCGCTTTGCAAAGCAAAATCCATCAACACGGTGATCTGTCTTCTGCCTTCGGTGAGCAACAGTGTGGGGGTGCTTATGGCCAGGCCAATGTTGGCGGGCTTCAGGTCTAAGGCTACACCTTGCTGCCTGCTGCCAAAGGTCTTGAATCGCTTGCTTTCATCATCGTCTCCATATTCGTTAAAGGCATGGGCTTTGGCATCGGATGCAGCGTAAATATCTGACAGTTCTTCCCTAACCGGGGAAGGCAGTATAAAGCCTCGTGTTTCCCTGTCGGCCAGTTCCAGCAACCTATACACTTTATTCCAGTCTTCTTCTTTGGCATTTGCCTCCTCGCCAGTGCGGGCGATGTGATCAAAGTGCTGCTTATCCAGTTTCAGCTCTTCGAAGATGTAATCGGTGGCTTCCTGGCTGATAGCCGGATTGTCGTTCAGCAGGTCTTTATGTACTGAGGCAAAAGATGTAAGACCACCTCGATACAGCGGCAGGTTATCTCCTGGCTTCGGGCTTCCGTACACATGCTTTACCATAGCCTCAAAGCCTTCGTTTTCTCTGATCGCTTTTAATTTGTCCTGTCTTCTTTTTCTGATTTTGGCTTTAAATGCGTTATCTAAGGCATCGTAGACAGGCTGCCAGTTGGTGGGTATATCCTGGCTTTCTTCTCGGCTCTTTTGAAAGATCAGTTTGAAGTCTTCCACGGAAAGGAATAGTTGACCCGTCACATAGTTTTTTGCTGCTACGTTATCCTGCTCCACCAGGGTATCCAGGGCTATGAGGTCTTCCACGCCTTCGGGTAATATTGGCAACGGATCACCGGGCGCAGGGTGGCCCAGTGCTGCTTCCAGCATACGGGTAAGGCCTCTATCTAAGGTGTCTGCATTTTCACGGTGGATATCCTGTATGGCAAGAAGTCGTTTATCAACAAATACATTTTTCAATTGGGCTATTCTGGCCCGGCTGATGATGGTGTCTTCGTCAACGGCATAGTGCAGCGGGTTGCCGTCTTCATCTTCTCCGGCCAGCAGGGTGGTCCCTTTTTTCACTTCCAGTTTGTCAACGTCTTCTGCCAGCCCTAGCAGTACATTGACTACATCAGGTACAGCTTCTCGCGGAGTAAGGGCCAGACGCTCTTTAAAGTAAAAGTCCAGGTGTTTCCGGGTCAGGCCGTTGAGTTGTTCTTTAACATGGTGGAGTAACTTCAGGAATGTTATAAAGAGTACCGAATGGGGTCGTGACAGCCTGGACATCAGTTTCTCATCACTGGCAAAGCTGTCAGGGTCCTCTACAAATGCTGCGAGCTGGCTGGCCCACTGTGCCCGCTGCAGCTCTTTTCCTTTTGGTGACGCTGCTTTGTACTGTATGGCATCATCGATCAAAAACAGTTCCCAGGTGGCTGTCAACTGGTTTTGTTCATCAAAGAATCTTAATTCTTGTGCCAGGCGCTGCGCTTCAACAATAAGCTGCTCTAAGCTCCTGTCATCTACCTTCACATGCGCTGGGTCAAGCAATGGGTTGTTGCGGTCTTGCTGACTGGTGCCATCCCTGAGCAGGAGTTTCTGAGGTGTTAAGTTATCGGTCATCTGTGCTAAATGGTTTGAATTAAGTTGCCTTAGTGTTCTTGTTGTTTGTTATAAATTGCCCTGTACCGGGATATACTTGTATGGGGTCGGCTGTATTGACTGGTGGTGCCATTTTCGCGGGCGATGTGACCTTGAATTGTGAAACGAATGTTTTTCCTTTCAAAATGATCTTTTTACGCCCGCTTTTGGTTTTCTGCGTTAGTTGCCCGGGTTTTAACTCTTTGATGGTCAGGGTTCCTTTTCCCGGCTGAGAGAAAATAGAGGTGGTATAATCGCAAGGGATCTCTACACTTTTTTCATCTCGCTCTACGCATACCCGCTTGCCGTTAATGGTTG
This region of Fulvivirga ulvae genomic DNA includes:
- a CDS encoding baseplate J/gp47 family protein, giving the protein MTDNLTPQKLLLRDGTSQQDRNNPLLDPAHVKVDDRSLEQLIVEAQRLAQELRFFDEQNQLTATWELFLIDDAIQYKAASPKGKELQRAQWASQLAAFVEDPDSFASDEKLMSRLSRPHSVLFITFLKLLHHVKEQLNGLTRKHLDFYFKERLALTPREAVPDVVNVLLGLAEDVDKLEVKKGTTLLAGEDEDGNPLHYAVDEDTIISRARIAQLKNVFVDKRLLAIQDIHRENADTLDRGLTRMLEAALGHPAPGDPLPILPEGVEDLIALDTLVEQDNVAAKNYVTGQLFLSVEDFKLIFQKSREESQDIPTNWQPVYDALDNAFKAKIRKRRQDKLKAIRENEGFEAMVKHVYGSPKPGDNLPLYRGGLTSFASVHKDLLNDNPAISQEATDYIFEELKLDKQHFDHIARTGEEANAKEEDWNKVYRLLELADRETRGFILPSPVREELSDIYAASDAKAHAFNEYGDDDESKRFKTFGSRQQGVALDLKPANIGLAISTPTLLLTEGRRQITVLMDFALQSDNADPISSLFSLGVERPFQIHLSSEEQWFIPPNTTFEFGDYIGREYEGTYQGQFEAISDTASDEVAGNITDKKKYIKSEGQDFSPLDIGKYLVDLNGLIYQVTTVVSQEEVEVSKAGDLELSADEFLQAVRKYSPQQVYLKGLKVVINLRESDVPVVPFKAKDQVQYVDAAYPALALSLNHFLADEIGKERYMSHYHSLMDLKLNKIQLSVDVKNVKDITLQNDEGVISAKKPFEPFGTEPETGNSFYFTNKEISLKKLESLDLQMQWVKAPEDFSAYYQNYWHILKDEPVKDKDEDQGETPDFYTIKGNTDFKAEVFFHNANEDVKVGNITLFADELLDDPREPHDVHMRLAHNFPETYTYRQDPNVEMGAEEVLDWSRYFKLELSPLDFQHSIFNTLFVRQAMSDKPEIKTLIINPPYQPKLKSLHLNYSAYTDIIPDKAGAKDHDALYHMHPFGFKQLLEQENAALLPLYRNEGELFLGIADLDAPQILSVLFQMAEGSADPDVEKTVLQWSYLRNNEWVGLPSSAIISDTTNGLINTGIVRIKVPADATTGGTLMPDALHWLKIDVDKNIVGVSDTVDILAQAISATLSSETVAPSHFATPLKAETITETKKTFSEIVSVTQPFTSSKGKPAEQGNDLYKRISERLRHKNRALTMWDYEHMVLDRFPQVFKVKCLPAKEEPGRVDVVVIPDIKGTQPFNPFAPKVAADTLFEIRKHLDTHSPAHAEVVVQNPFYLQVLTRCSVKFYPGYDEEFYKAKLIEEIKRFLSPWAYNDQGDIRIGGSLNASVLINFIAERPYIDYVAHLKLFQSEDGKTFVDVRAINDGKAAVIPSRSDMVMVSAPSHEIDVLSESAFNEDSFEGINYMKVQLDFKVGEDIR